The nucleotide sequence GTGCAGATATTCGTCGCGCCCTGCATACTCAACAAGGTCTCGCAGCTCTCGCACGTCGACGACGTATTCAACGCGATACTCGTCAAGGGCGACGCAATCGGCGACGTCATCTTCTACGGCAGAGGCGCGGGCAAGATGCCGACCGCCAGCGCGGTCGTCGCCGACGTCATCGACGCCGTCAAGCACATCTCCGCGCGCAAGATGCTCTACTGGTCCGACGCCATCGACGGCTGCGTCGAGGACTTCGACAAATACGAAACCGCCTACTACGTGCGCTGCCTGCGCAACGAAAAGACCGCGAAGCTTGTCGCTTCCGTCTTCGGCAGCGTAAACTATATCGAGGGCTACGCCGACGCGGAGCTCGCCTTCACCACTCCTATCTCCACCGAGGGCGACCTGAAAGCGAAGTGCGCGAAGCTCGCCGAAGAAGGCATCGACGTTTACTCCACCATAAGGGTGATCGAGCTCTGATAAACCCGCGCAAACGCGCTTATCCACATATAAGGAGAAAAACTTATGGCACTTATCGTTCAAAAGTTCGGCGGCTCCTCCGTAAAGGACGCGGAGCGGCTGCGGAACGTAGCGGGCATCGTTACCGATACCTACAAAGCAGGAAACCAGGTCGTAGTCGTCGTTTCCGCGCAGGGCGACACGACGGACGATCTGATCGAAAAAGCGGCGGAGCTCAACGAGCGCCCCTCCAAGCGCGAAATGGACGTGCTGCTTTCCGCCGGAGAGCAGATATCCATGTCGCTGCTGGCGATGACCATCGAAAAGATGGGCTTCCCCGTCATCTCGCTGACCGGCTGGCAGGCGGGCGTGCAGACGACCTCAAAGCACGGCGTCGCGGGCATCAAGAAGATCGACACCGAGCGCATCTTCGCGGAGCTCGATAAGAAGCAGATAGTCATCGTTGCGGGCTTCCAGGGCATCAGCAAATACGACAACATCACCACCCTCGGCAGAGGCGGCAGCGACACCTCCGCGGTCGCGATCGCGGCGGCGTTGAAGGCGGAGCTCTGCCAGATCTACACCGACGTCGACGGCGTTTACACCGCCGACCCGCGCATCGTCAAGAACGCGCACAAGCTCGACGAGATCAGCTTTGACGAAATGCTCGAGCTCGCCACCCTCGGCGCGCAGGTGCTTCAGAACCGCTCCGTCGAGATAGCCAAAAAATACAACGTCAACCTTGAGGTCCTCTCAAGTCTTACAAAAGCCAAAGGCACCAAAGTTGTGGAGGTAACAAAAATGGAAAAAATGCTTATTAAGGGCGTAACCAAAGACACGAGCATCGCGCGCATCTCCGTAGTCGGCGTCGCCGACGTTCCGGGCATCGCGTTCCGTATATTCGACCTGCTGGGCAGAAAGGATATCAACGTCGATATCATCCTGCAGTCCATCGGCCGCGAAGGCACGAAGGATATGACCTTCACCGTCAGCTCCGCGGACGCGGACTACGCCGCCGAGGCGCTGCACGAGAGCGAGCTGCTGAAGGATAAGAAGATCCTCGTCGACAAGGACGTCGCGAAGGTCTCCATCGTCGGCGCCGGAATGGAAACGCACTCCGGAGTCGCCGCCCGTATGTTCGAGGCGCTTTACGACGCGAGCATCAACATCCAGATGATCTCCACCAGCGAGATAAAGATCTCCGTGCTGATAGACAAGAAGGACGCCGACCGCGCCGTCATCGCGATCCACGACAAATTCGATCTCT is from Clostridia bacterium and encodes:
- a CDS encoding aspartate kinase — its product is MALIVQKFGGSSVKDAERLRNVAGIVTDTYKAGNQVVVVVSAQGDTTDDLIEKAAELNERPSKREMDVLLSAGEQISMSLLAMTIEKMGFPVISLTGWQAGVQTTSKHGVAGIKKIDTERIFAELDKKQIVIVAGFQGISKYDNITTLGRGGSDTSAVAIAAALKAELCQIYTDVDGVYTADPRIVKNAHKLDEISFDEMLELATLGAQVLQNRSVEIAKKYNVNLEVLSSLTKAKGTKVVEVTKMEKMLIKGVTKDTSIARISVVGVADVPGIAFRIFDLLGRKDINVDIILQSIGREGTKDMTFTVSSADADYAAEALHESELLKDKKILVDKDVAKVSIVGAGMETHSGVAARMFEALYDASINIQMISTSEIKISVLIDKKDADRAVIAIHDKFDL